The genome window GCTTCTCTATGGCGAATCCACCGGGCCGTACCATGATTGCGCTTTTTCCAAATCATCCGGTGTATTAATATTAAAAAAGGATTGAAGCGCCGGATCCGCCTGCCGGAGCGCCGCTTCCGGGACTTTCTTAACCCGAAAGGATTTAAAAATTCTCTGGATTTTAAGCTTTTCAGTTTGAATGTGCCGCTCCATTACCGGCAGGCAGGTCTTTGCATACACCGCGCACATGGGCTCCAGGCCGGTCCGGGTTTCCGGAATCACCACCCCGGCGTTGGACTCGATTTGTTGAAGGACCGTACGGACCAGACTTTCCCTTAAAAACGGAATATCACAGGCCGCCACAAACACAAAGGGGTTGCGGGCATAAAAAAGGCCGGCATGCACGCCGGTAAGCGAGCTTCTCACCGAATACACGTCTGTGACAATAGTGGCATCGAATTCCAGATAATGCGTCGGCTCATTGGTCACAATAAGAATTTCGTCAAAAATCGGCCGGAAGATATTAAAAATATGATCAATCACCCGCTGGCCGGCGATTTCCAGAAATGCCTTGTTTTTACCCGAAAACCGTTTGCTTAGGCCGCCGGCGAGGATCACCCCGCTGCACGCGGTATCTGAATCTGCCATAAACTGCTTGCGCCATCCGCTAAGTCCGTTTCAGTCAATTGAGTCGCTCTTTCCTCTATATGAAAAAACGCAGGCAAAATCAAGTCGGTCGGCACGGTGGCCGACCCTACAATATGTGATCATTATCGCGTAGAGTAGGGTCGGCCACCGTGCCGACCTTACACGCGAACAACCCCATGGTTATGAGGTTGTTCGCCAGAACAAATTCACCGTGGGTATCGAACCCGGCTAATTTATCAGAATCCGGACACTTTTGATAAATCTTGATCTTGCTTCTTTTGCTGTTGTATTCTATGCCTTAATTTAAACTTTATGCGGGATAGAGCCATGAGTGAGAACCAAATACTACTGGATGCGGCCGATATGGACCGGATCGTAACCCGCATCACCTACGAGATTATTGAAAATCGTAGTGATATCGGCGATCTGGCCCTTGTGGGGATCCATACGCGGGGCGTGTTCCTGGCCCGGCGTATCCAGGCCAAGCTCCGGGCGATTGAATCCGTCACCGTAAATGCCGGGGATATGGATATCAATCTGTACCGGGATGACTGGACCCGCATCAGCCAGCAGCCGATTGTGCGAAAGACCGACATATCCTTTTCCGTTGATGAGAAACCAATTATTTTAGTGGATGATGTCCTGTTTACCGGCCGCACCATTCGGGCGGCCATGGATGCGCTCATGGATTTCGGCCGGCCCGGCCGCATCGAACTGGCGGTATTAATCGACCGCGGGCACCGGGAACTCCCCATACAGGCCAATTATATCGGCAAATACATCAAAACCCGGCCGGATGAAGCCGTAAATGTGCGGCTTTCCGAATGCGACGGCATGGATCGGGTGGATCTGATTTCAAATGGGGCATAAAGAACACAAAAAGGGGGCGCCCGGGCACCTGCGGGTGGGCATCCTCACAGTCTCCACCACCCGCGGTCTGGCCGATGACAAAAGTGGACACTGGATGAACCGGCATGCCAAACGGGAAGGCCACACTGTGGTGCTGCATGAGGTGCTTGCGGACAATCGGTTTGACATCGCCAGAAAAGTGGCGGATATCGCCGCCCGTCAAACGGTGGATCTCTTAATTATCAACGGCGGCACCGGACTCAGCCCCTCGGATGTGACCATAGAGGCTGTAAAGCCCATGTTCGGCAAAGAACTGACGGCTTTTTCCCCGGCATTCACCCAGCTCAGCTTTGAAGCCATCGATTCGGCGGCCATTGTCTCCCGTGCCACCGCCGGGATCATCCAAAAAACGGCCGTATTCTGCCTGCCGGGCAGCATCAACGCCTGCAAGCTGGCCTGCAAGGCGCTTATTTTCCCGGAAGCCGGCCATATTGCAGCGCATATTCGCGCCGACGAATTATTAGGCGCATATTAACGGGATTATAAACTCCCGCAAAATGTTCTTAAAAGGAGCCATCGATTCATGTTTGGCATCGGCATGCCGGAATTACTGGTCATTCTAGCCATTGCCCTGGTTGTCATCGGCCCGAAAAAACTCCCGGACATGGCCAAATCCCTTGGCCGGGCATTTAACGAGTTTAAAAAGGCCACCCAGGAAATCAAGGATTCTTTGGATATCGACGAAGAGATCAATGAATTCAAAAAACCCTTAAACGATATGCGCAGTAACTTCAGCTCCCCCTGGTACGACCACGAGAAGACCGCTTCCGAGTCCGAAAACGCGGCCGACAGTGCCCCGCCGCCGCCCGGCTCCGACGATGACGCGGCGAACACGGAAAAAGGCTCGCCCCGATCGGAGAAAGATCCGGAAACCGCATCAAAAGATAAAAAAGGAACGGACGCCGGCACTGATGCATGAAGACGATAAGCTCCCGTTTACTTCTCATCTGGAAGAACTCCGCAGCCGGCTGATCCGTTGCGCTATTGCCATTGCGGTCGGATTCGCCATCGCCTATCTGTTCAAGGAAAAACTGTTTGAAATCCTGACCCGGCCGCTGATTCGCGTCATGGAACAGGGGGATACCCTGATCTTTACCGGGATCCCGGAGGCGTTTTTCACCTATTTGAAAGTCTCGCTGCTTGCCGGCATTCTGCTGGCCATGCCGGTGATCATGTATGAATTCTGGATGTTCATCGCGCCCGGTCTGTATAAGAATGAACGGCGCCTGATGCTGCCCATTGTCCTGATATCATCGATTTTTTTTGTCGGCGGCGCCCTTTTCGGCTATTTCATCGTATTTCCCTATGGATTCAAGTTCCTGCTGGGATTTGCCACGGAAACCCTGCGACCGCTGCCTTCGATGAAAGAGTATTTGAGTTTTTCCGCCAAACTGCTTCTCGCCTTTGGCTTTGTATTCGAGCTCCCGCTGGTGATTACCTTTATGGCCAGACTCGGACTGGTTAGCGTGCCCTTTCTGAAAAGAAACCGCAAATACGCCCTGCTGCTTTTTTTCGTGGGCTCCGCCCTGCTTACGCCGCCGGATGTGGTCACCCAGATCATGATGTCGGTTCCCCTGATGATTCTCTACGAAATCAGCATCATCGGCGCCCGGGTTTTCGGCCGAAAACCGCTTGAGCCGGAGGATGCGGAGGCGGACGCCTGAAACCTGACAGCTTTATCCCGAGGTTTCCTTGATCAAACGGATTGAACTGATCAACTTCATGTCCCATCCCCATACGGTGATTGAACCGGCAGACGGGCTGACCGTGCTGACCGGGGAGAACAATACCGGAAAATCCGCGGTCATTGCCGCCCTCCAGATACTTGCCCGGAATACGGCCGGAGATTTTATGATGCGCCACGGCGAGCGGGAATGCCGCATCATTGTGGAAACCCATGAGGGAGATATTGTCCAATGGCAGCGAAAAAACAAAACCGTCAGCTACATGTTAAACGGCCGGGAAATCCACCGGCTGCGAAACGCCGTGCCGGAGGATCTTCACGACCTGCTTAAAATGCCGCTGGTGGATGTGGAGGGGGGCGCATTTGACGTGCATTTCGGCGAGCAGAAAAAACCGATTTTTCTTCTGGATGACTCCCCGGCCCGGCGGGCGACTTTTTTCGCCTCTGCCTCGGATACCATCAAGCTAATTGAAATGCAGAACGTACACCGGCAGAAAGTCCGGGATGCAAAGCTGCAGGAAAAACGGCTGGAAGCGGACAAGGCCCGGCTGGATCAGCGGCTGGAGGCTCTCGCGCCTCTGGAGATGCTGGATAAAAAAATAAACGATATAGAAACGGTTTATACGGACATTCAGGCCGGTAGCGAAAAATTAAAAAAACTTGAGACCACCCTGGGCCGGATGCGGCATACAATGGAAAAAACCGCCTATTGGGCGGATACAGCCAAAGCCGGCGCCGCCCTATCCCCGCCGCCCCAACTGATGCCCACGGATTTTCTGGCCCGGCTTATCCGGCAGATCAACGTCTTTAACAGCCTTACGCAGAAAACAATCGCGGAGACAGGCACCCTTGCCGACCTGCCGGCCCCGCCGGCGCTTTCCGATACAAAGCACCTGGCGGCAATGATTGAACGCATCCAAGAGGCGGAAATCCGGCGGCGGTATTGCCAAAAACAGGCCGAGGCCCTTACCCCCGTCAACGCGCCGCCGGAAATGAAACCCACGGAGCCGCTCAAGGCGCTTGTAACGCGCATGCAGGCGCTTAACCGCCGTATCCGTTCTACCCGGACGGGTCTGAATTTGCTTGGCCAATGCCCGGCACCGCCGGATATGCAGTCTCCGGATGGATTAAAACGCCTGATTGATCGCCTGCATGTACTTGAAACCGAAGTGTTGCGAAAAAAGCAACAGGCAGATCGGCTTTCCAGGCTTTCCGCCCCGCCGCAGCCGGCAGAGACCCAGAAACTCGAAAACCTGATTGAGCAGATCAAAAAAAGCCGAAATCACATGGACCGGCTGGCCCGGGAAATGCAGGGGCTTGATAAAGAGTTATCCAAAACCGATGCGGTGCTTCGCCGCCGCATCCAGACGGCCGGCATCTGCCCCACCTGCGGCCAGCCCATTGACCCGGATCATTTTATGGAAACCGCCCTGGGTATCGGTGGAAGCGGCGTATGAACAGAGAATACGACAACCTATCTTATAAGGGCCTTCTGATGATCGGGGACCCCCATTTGGAAGCCCGCATCCCCGGATTCCGAAAGGATAACTACCCGCATGTCATCCTGGAGAAACTCCGCTGGAGTCTGGCCTATGCCCGCTCCGAATCCCTGCTGCCGATGATTCTGGGCGATCTCTTTCACCTGCCCCGCAGCAACCCGAACTGGCTGCTGGTTGAAGTGATGCAGCAATTTGATATGGAAATCCTGGGCATCTATGGAAACCATGATGTGCATGAAAACACCCTGACAGATGATGACAGCATCCGGGTGATTGAGCAGGCCGGCAAAATTCGCCTCTTAAACGAATCGGCCGTCTATCCGATCCAAATAAACGGCCGGCCGGTGATTATCGGGGGCACGTCCTGGGGCCGCCGCCTGCCTGAAAAATACGATCCGGACACGCAAGCCGATTCCAAGCCCCTTGTCATCTGGCTGGCCCATCATGATGTCATGGTCCCGGGCTATGAAGACCAGGGCCGCATCCGGCCCAAAGAAATCCCCGGCATTGATCTGGTCATTAACGGACACATCCACCGGTGCCTGGGGGAAATCCAAAAGGGGCAAACCTCCTGGCTCACCCCGGGCAATATCAGCCGCCGGGCCCGAAGCGATGCCGCCAGACATCATCGCCCGGCGGTTCTGCGTCTGGATATCTGCCAGACTGGATGGACCTGTCAATATATTGAGATTCCGCATCAGCCCTTTGACCAGGTGTTTTACGAAGCCTTGGCAGATACCGCCGCGGATGATGACACCGGCTCCGCCTTTGTCTCCGGCCTGGCCGAACTTCAGGCCCGCCGGACCCAGACCGGCGAGGGCCTGATGCTGTTTTTGGAAAAAAACATGGACCAGTTCGAAGCCGACGTGGTCAATGAGATCAAGCAACTCGCATACGAGGCGACCCGAAATGACGGATCCGAAAGCGGACAAACAGACAATTGAGGAGCTAAAAACGCGCTATGAGAGCCTGAACAAACGAAAAATTCAGGCTGAGGCCAACCTGGAAAACGCGCAGAATCAGCTCGAGGAATTAAAGGCCCAGGCCCGCTCGGAGTTCGGCACAGACGATATTGAGGCGCTCAAAAAGATGCTGGCCGACATGCAGGCTGAAAATGAACAGAAACGCGCCGCCTACCAGGAAAGCCTGGACCGCATTGAAAAGGATCTGGCGGCGGTGGCGGAAAAATACAAGGGTCTCGAGGATTCGGATTCGGAGGCCCCAAAAGATGGCTGAAACCGAAAAGATCCCCTCGCCCGCCGACCTGCGCCAGAGATTTACCCGGCTCGCCGCCTGGCAGGAGCAGACCCGGAAAGCGGCCGACCGGACGGAAAATCGCCTGGCCGGCATCCGCCGGTATTTGGCGCTTAGCGACAAGGTCGCCGCGGCCCTGGAAACCTTAAATCAGCAGCTTTTCCGGGAACTCCTGGATCTCATTGAAACCAAACTCACCATCGCGCTGCAGGAAGTCCTGGAGCAGCCCATCGAGCTGAAGGCTGACGTGGACTGGAAGCGCAATGCCGCCAGTGTGGAATTCTGGGTCGAGCGGGACGGCCATCGGGAAGACATTCTCAAAGGCCAGGGCGGCTCGGTGGCCAACATCCTGTCAGTGGGGCTTCGCATGTTCGCCCTGACGACCCTGGATGAGGCCGCGCATCGGCGTTTTCTGATATTGGACGAACAGGACTGCTGGCTGCATCCGGATCTGGTGCCCCGGCTGGTTAAAATCGTCCATGAAGCGGGGAAGGCCCTGGGGTTTCAGGTGCTGATGGTCTCGCACCATGATCCGAAATCATTTGAACAATACGCGGATCGAATCTATCGCCTGATTCCGAAGGGTGAGCACGGGGTGTCTGCTGAATTGGTCGGCGACCGGCCTTTTGAAACTGATGCCACGGATTAGTCGTTGTATTTCAAACGTTTTTTGATCATTTCCAGCCGGACTTCCCCGCCCTATATGCCACTTTGTAGTATTTTTCATGCCAATGCCAGGACAAGCTCATGATTTCCGGCACTTGAATTTTTCAATCAAGATTAGTTTTTTTGTTGACATCCATAATAAACGGCATTTATTCTAATAAACGGTTATTTATTTATTTTTTACAGGCAATTTCGGGAAGGGCAATTCGGGGTGTGTTTTCTATCGATCTTTCGCGTTGGCGAAACTTTTGGACAACCGCCGAAGCATGACCTGACGAGTTGTACAAAAAATTATGAAAGGAGGTGCTAACCGTGGAAGGTCGAGTAAAATGGTTCAACGACAAAAAAGGCTTTGGGTTCATTGAGACAGACGAACAGGGCGATGTATTTGTTCACTATTCCAACATCCAGGAAGACGGCTTCCGGAGCCTGAAGGAACTGGAACGCGTAGCCTTTGAGGTGGAAGATACCGCCAAAGGGCCCCAGGCCGTAAACGTCAAACGGTTATAAACCCGATTTATTTACAAAAATAAAAATAATTGGCCAGCTGAGGCAGGATGTATGCATCCTGCCTTTTTTATGGACCGTCTTCTTTATGCAGATTCATATCCGCCACTATGCCGCCGGTGCGGCGGAAGCCGCCGATTTTGCCGTGATCATCGACGTTTTTCGGGCATTTTCCATGGCCTGCTATGCATTCTCGCACGGGGCGGCTAAAATTATCGCCGTGCGGGAAGTGGAAACCGCCCGTCAGTGGAAGCAGTCGATTCCCGACTGCATTCTTGTGGGGGAGCGCCATGCCAAAAAACTCCCCGGCTTTGATTTCGGCAACTCCCCGTCCGAAATTCAGGATGCGGACCTTTCCGACCGGATCATTGTCCATACCACCCACTCGGGCACCCGGGCGCTCACAGCCGCCGCACATGCCGACCCGGTGATCACCGGAAGTTTTGTTAACTGCGGCGCAATTATCCAGTATATCCAGCAGACCGCTCCCAGCGAGGTCTCCCTGGTCTGCTCAGGCTTTGAAGGCAGAGAGCCCGCCCTGGAGGATACGCTGTGCGCCGAATTTATTCGGGATGCCCTTTGCGGGC of Desulfobacterales bacterium contains these proteins:
- a CDS encoding cold shock domain-containing protein, with product MLTVEGRVKWFNDKKGFGFIETDEQGDVFVHYSNIQEDGFRSLKELERVAFEVEDTAKGPQAVNVKRL
- a CDS encoding 2-phosphosulfolactate phosphatase; its protein translation is MQIHIRHYAAGAAEAADFAVIIDVFRAFSMACYAFSHGAAKIIAVREVETARQWKQSIPDCILVGERHAKKLPGFDFGNSPSEIQDADLSDRIIVHTTHSGTRALTAAAHADPVITGSFVNCGAIIQYIQQTAPSEVSLVCSGFEGREPALEDTLCAEFIRDALCGQTKKSFEDIRKELKTADTARRFFDPEDTSSPATDFDLCLAFDRFPFVIRRTKTASDWCELERENL
- a CDS encoding metallophosphoesterase, which translates into the protein MNREYDNLSYKGLLMIGDPHLEARIPGFRKDNYPHVILEKLRWSLAYARSESLLPMILGDLFHLPRSNPNWLLVEVMQQFDMEILGIYGNHDVHENTLTDDDSIRVIEQAGKIRLLNESAVYPIQINGRPVIIGGTSWGRRLPEKYDPDTQADSKPLVIWLAHHDVMVPGYEDQGRIRPKEIPGIDLVINGHIHRCLGEIQKGQTSWLTPGNISRRARSDAARHHRPAVLRLDICQTGWTCQYIEIPHQPFDQVFYEALADTAADDDTGSAFVSGLAELQARRTQTGEGLMLFLEKNMDQFEADVVNEIKQLAYEATRNDGSESGQTDN
- the pyrR gene encoding bifunctional pyr operon transcriptional regulator/uracil phosphoribosyltransferase PyrR, whose product is MSENQILLDAADMDRIVTRITYEIIENRSDIGDLALVGIHTRGVFLARRIQAKLRAIESVTVNAGDMDINLYRDDWTRISQQPIVRKTDISFSVDEKPIILVDDVLFTGRTIRAAMDALMDFGRPGRIELAVLIDRGHRELPIQANYIGKYIKTRPDEAVNVRLSECDGMDRVDLISNGA
- a CDS encoding AAA family ATPase, with translation MIKRIELINFMSHPHTVIEPADGLTVLTGENNTGKSAVIAALQILARNTAGDFMMRHGERECRIIVETHEGDIVQWQRKNKTVSYMLNGREIHRLRNAVPEDLHDLLKMPLVDVEGGAFDVHFGEQKKPIFLLDDSPARRATFFASASDTIKLIEMQNVHRQKVRDAKLQEKRLEADKARLDQRLEALAPLEMLDKKINDIETVYTDIQAGSEKLKKLETTLGRMRHTMEKTAYWADTAKAGAALSPPPQLMPTDFLARLIRQINVFNSLTQKTIAETGTLADLPAPPALSDTKHLAAMIERIQEAEIRRRYCQKQAEALTPVNAPPEMKPTEPLKALVTRMQALNRRIRSTRTGLNLLGQCPAPPDMQSPDGLKRLIDRLHVLETEVLRKKQQADRLSRLSAPPQPAETQKLENLIEQIKKSRNHMDRLAREMQGLDKELSKTDAVLRRRIQTAGICPTCGQPIDPDHFMETALGIGGSGV
- the tatB gene encoding Sec-independent protein translocase protein TatB; translated protein: MFGIGMPELLVILAIALVVIGPKKLPDMAKSLGRAFNEFKKATQEIKDSLDIDEEINEFKKPLNDMRSNFSSPWYDHEKTASESENAADSAPPPPGSDDDAANTEKGSPRSEKDPETASKDKKGTDAGTDA
- the tatC gene encoding twin-arginine translocase subunit TatC, translating into MHEDDKLPFTSHLEELRSRLIRCAIAIAVGFAIAYLFKEKLFEILTRPLIRVMEQGDTLIFTGIPEAFFTYLKVSLLAGILLAMPVIMYEFWMFIAPGLYKNERRLMLPIVLISSIFFVGGALFGYFIVFPYGFKFLLGFATETLRPLPSMKEYLSFSAKLLLAFGFVFELPLVITFMARLGLVSVPFLKRNRKYALLLFFVGSALLTPPDVVTQIMMSVPLMILYEISIIGARVFGRKPLEPEDAEADA
- a CDS encoding molybdenum cofactor guanylyltransferase translates to MADSDTACSGVILAGGLSKRFSGKNKAFLEIAGQRVIDHIFNIFRPIFDEILIVTNEPTHYLEFDATIVTDVYSVRSSLTGVHAGLFYARNPFVFVAACDIPFLRESLVRTVLQQIESNAGVVIPETRTGLEPMCAVYAKTCLPVMERHIQTEKLKIQRIFKSFRVKKVPEAALRQADPALQSFFNINTPDDLEKAQSWYGPVDSP
- a CDS encoding MogA/MoaB family molybdenum cofactor biosynthesis protein: MGHKEHKKGAPGHLRVGILTVSTTRGLADDKSGHWMNRHAKREGHTVVLHEVLADNRFDIARKVADIAARQTVDLLIINGGTGLSPSDVTIEAVKPMFGKELTAFSPAFTQLSFEAIDSAAIVSRATAGIIQKTAVFCLPGSINACKLACKALIFPEAGHIAAHIRADELLGAY